Proteins from a single region of Prinia subflava isolate CZ2003 ecotype Zambia chromosome 10, Cam_Psub_1.2, whole genome shotgun sequence:
- the LOC134555316 gene encoding uncharacterized protein LOC134555316: MQFARAFQRGHPRSGCSGSSRVELAGTSSEGTGQALTSRTNPPAKSSTKHPHVSSVPLWLRGGGLHKTPKTELFPFILGLPGVRAVAPAPKSVQRAQIKAAQPGTEPRPRARADGSRETFQGAASAAPARGRGGTSPGRQRRGHLGSIVSGVLIVHLELLFRPSHFIHLTYLRLLQSPRDTANTPAPLPSGKEPGEVSQQNKRGRGASPCCIPLSAQLLLARHSCPTSWQGTAGSSWEWDAGTAQHGYNTSQLSVPQKTPHSHSQADLESIFNHFQCGVCKNPGHKILVASQTAEASASTLGNRNLQ, from the coding sequence ATGCAGTTTGCACGAGCATTTCAGAGAGGTCACCCAAGGTCTGGGTGCTCTGGTAGCTCCAGGGTGGAACTGGCAGGCACCAGCAGCGAGGGGACAGGACAAGCTCTCACCAGCAGGACAAATCCCCCAGCAAAGAGTTCTACCAAGCACCCCCATGTCAGTTCAGTGCCCCTCTGGCTCAGGGGTGGTGGGCtgcacaaaacccccaaaacagaGCTCTTCCCTTTCATCCTTGGCCTCCCCGGGGTCAGAGCAGTGGCACCAGCGCCCAAAAGTGTGCAGAGGGCTCAGATTAaagcagcccagcctgggactGAGCCCAGACCGAGGGCCAGGGCTGATGGCTCCAGGGAGACTTTTCAAGGAGCTgcatctgcagctcctgcccggggaaggggagggacTTCACCTGGGAGACAGCGGAGAGGACACCTTGGCAGCATCGTTAGTGGGGTTTTGATCGTGCACCTTGAGCTCCTATTTAGGCCATCACATTTCATTCATTTAACTTATCTCAGACTCCTGCAATCCCCCAGGGATACAGCAAACACTCCAGCACCActgcccagtggaaaagagCCAGGAGAGGTCTCCCAGCAGAACaagagaggcagaggagcttcaccctgctgcatccccctctcagctcagctgctcctggcacgCCACAGCTGCCCCACGTCCTGGCAGGgaactgcagggagcagctgggagtgggatgcagggacagcccagcacgGGTACAACACATCTCAGCTCTCTGTGCCACAGAAAACACCTCACAGCCATTCACAGGCTGATTTGGAGTCAATTTTTAATCACTTCCAATGTGGGGTATGCAAAAATCCAGGCCATAAAATCCTGGTAGCATCACAGACAGCAGAGGCATCTGCCAGCACCTTGGGAAACAGGAACCTACAATAA